The Egibacteraceae bacterium genome has a segment encoding these proteins:
- a CDS encoding DUF1028 domain-containing protein produces the protein MARDAGTGEMGIACHSQAFAVGSSVPWALPGYGAVATQSMGEPMYGELGLDTLRGGLTAAEALTALRSVDRHPERRQVGMVDGQGNFAAYTGDACVGAAGHRFGKGCVALANMVTSEDVWVAMVESFERSSGRLPDRLVAALHAAEAAGGDIRGERSAAILVVRAERTGRPWRDQIVDIRVDDHPAAVAELSRLVTHSARYHVMVHAFERALDGQVDRAQELLETVEPPDPATEGDLSMWRAVILGLAGRTDAAREQLRELEKASPEFVEAVTRFRTAGLVDDPTLFDRILP, from the coding sequence ATCGCCCGGGACGCGGGCACGGGAGAGATGGGGATCGCCTGCCACTCGCAGGCGTTCGCCGTCGGCAGCAGCGTCCCGTGGGCGCTGCCGGGCTACGGCGCCGTCGCGACCCAGTCCATGGGCGAGCCGATGTACGGGGAGCTCGGTCTCGACACCCTGCGGGGAGGGCTCACCGCCGCTGAGGCGCTGACCGCCCTGCGCAGCGTCGACCGCCATCCGGAGCGCCGGCAGGTCGGCATGGTGGACGGCCAGGGGAACTTCGCCGCCTACACCGGCGACGCGTGCGTCGGCGCGGCCGGCCACCGCTTCGGCAAGGGCTGCGTCGCGCTGGCGAACATGGTCACGTCCGAGGACGTGTGGGTCGCCATGGTGGAGAGCTTCGAGCGGTCCTCCGGTCGCCTGCCTGATCGGCTCGTCGCCGCGCTGCACGCCGCGGAGGCGGCCGGCGGGGACATCCGCGGGGAGCGTTCCGCCGCGATCCTCGTCGTGCGCGCCGAGCGCACCGGCCGCCCCTGGCGCGACCAGATCGTCGACATCCGTGTCGACGACCACCCCGCAGCCGTCGCCGAGCTCAGCCGGCTCGTGACGCACAGCGCCCGCTACCACGTCATGGTCCACGCCTTCGAGCGGGCGCTCGACGGTCAGGTCGACCGGGCCCAGGAGCTCCTCGAAACCGTCGAGCCCCCCGACCCCGCAACCGAGGGGGACCTCAGCATGTGGCGCGCGGTCATCCTCGGGCTGGCGGGTCGGACCGACGCCGCTCGCGAGCAGCTCCGCGAGCTCGAGAAGGCCTCACCCGAGTTCGTGGAGGCGGTGACGCGCTTCAGGACGGCAGGGCTCGTCGACGACCCCACCCTGTTCGACCGCATCCTGCCCTGA
- a CDS encoding FGGY family carbohydrate kinase has protein sequence MPGEPLLAGVDVGTTRVKAALYDTRGRAVASAAVPTPTRPLGPGRAEHDAEALWDAAVAALRQALDDVADPGRIASVAVASMAEAGVPLDASGEPTAPVIAWFDRRAEPQARRLAEAIGAVRLRTLTGVPPQPIYGVCKLAWLADHRPDAFARARVWLNIADYIAYRLSGVHATDLSLATRTGALDLRARAWSREVLAAAGVPRPLLAPLVASGTALGGVTREAARVTGLAEHTVVGAGGHDHICGALAAGVVDPGRALDSIGTAESVLVPLTAPLPTGEDAPRYSQGVHVAAGRWYASTGVHAGGASIDWVTGLVAGRADRAGLLAEAATVPIGAHGVVFAPHVHLPGVTDGAQGALAGLTPDTSGPVIVRAVLEGLAVAACDVLHRLVAQAAHPAAPEVRVIGGGARNALLLAIKAAVGGRSLRRPDLTEATALGAALLGGVAAGVFNDTHAAAAAVAADLDEVTPADEDVAAYAAVAARVRALSCLQRAAPGR, from the coding sequence ATGCCCGGGGAACCTCTGCTCGCCGGCGTCGACGTCGGCACGACGAGGGTGAAGGCCGCCCTCTACGACACGCGCGGCCGGGCGGTCGCCTCAGCGGCGGTTCCCACGCCGACCCGCCCGCTCGGTCCCGGCCGCGCGGAGCACGACGCCGAGGCGCTGTGGGACGCCGCGGTCGCGGCGCTGCGGCAGGCGCTCGACGACGTCGCGGACCCGGGGCGCATCGCAAGCGTCGCGGTGGCGAGCATGGCCGAGGCGGGCGTCCCCCTCGACGCGTCGGGTGAGCCGACCGCGCCGGTGATCGCCTGGTTCGACCGGCGGGCGGAACCGCAGGCCCGCCGGCTCGCCGAGGCGATCGGCGCCGTGCGTCTGCGCACCCTCACCGGCGTTCCGCCCCAGCCGATCTACGGCGTCTGCAAGCTCGCGTGGCTGGCCGACCACAGACCCGACGCCTTCGCGCGCGCCCGTGTGTGGCTCAACATCGCCGACTACATCGCCTACCGCCTGTCCGGCGTGCACGCCACGGACCTGTCCCTCGCGACCCGGACCGGCGCGCTCGACCTGCGGGCGCGCGCCTGGTCGCGCGAGGTGCTCGCCGCCGCGGGCGTGCCCCGGCCGCTGCTCGCGCCGCTCGTGGCGAGCGGCACCGCCCTCGGCGGCGTGACGCGCGAGGCGGCCAGGGTGACGGGTCTTGCGGAGCACACCGTCGTCGGCGCGGGAGGCCACGACCACATCTGCGGTGCGCTCGCGGCGGGGGTCGTCGACCCGGGGCGCGCGCTCGACTCGATCGGCACCGCCGAGTCCGTGCTCGTGCCGCTCACCGCACCGCTGCCGACCGGCGAGGACGCGCCCCGCTACTCGCAGGGCGTGCACGTGGCCGCGGGCCGCTGGTACGCGTCCACCGGCGTCCACGCCGGCGGTGCGAGCATCGACTGGGTGACCGGGCTCGTCGCCGGCCGCGCCGACCGCGCCGGGCTGCTCGCCGAGGCCGCCACCGTGCCGATCGGGGCCCACGGCGTCGTCTTCGCCCCCCACGTCCACCTGCCCGGCGTGACCGACGGCGCCCAGGGCGCCCTCGCGGGGCTGACCCCGGACACGAGCGGGCCGGTCATCGTGCGGGCGGTGCTCGAGGGCCTCGCCGTGGCCGCCTGCGACGTCCTCCACCGGCTCGTCGCGCAGGCGGCGCACCCTGCCGCGCCCGAGGTGCGGGTCATCGGCGGGGGCGCCCGCAACGCCCTGCTGCTCGCCATCAAGGCGGCCGTGGGGGGCCGGTCGCTGCGCCGGCCCGACCTCACGGAGGCGACCGCCCTCGGCGCGGCGCTGCTCGGCGGTGTAGCCGCGGGGGTGTTCAACGACACGCACGCGGCAGCGGCCGCGGTCGCGGCCGACCTCGACGAGGTCACCCCCGCCGACGAGGACGTGGCCGCCTACGCCGCGGTGGCCGCGCGTGTCCGCGCGCTCTCCTGCCTGCAGCGTGCCGCCCCTGGCAGGTGA